The Syntrophomonadaceae bacterium genome includes the window AAATGCGTTATTTATCTTTGATTGTTGCGTGTGTAAGCAGTCATTTAAACAGTATTAAAAGTGCAATAAGAAAGCATTGAAAAGGTATTCAAGATTTGGCCTTTAGATTTAAATAAATAAATTTTACAGATTGATAGAAAGGAGCAGGGGAATGAAGCTTAAGGGCAGGATTCGCGTTGCAATAATTGGCCCTGGTAACATCGGCACAGATCTGATGTATAAAGTTTTGCGCAGTAAAAATCTAAAATTAGATCTGGTGGCCGGAGTAGTTGAGAATTCTGAAGGGCTGGCTTTGGCCCGGAAGGAGGGAGTGCCGGTTACTTCTGGTGGTATCGGACCAATTCTTGAAAATCAAGAAATAAAAATCGTATTTGACGCAACAGGCGCAAAGGCCCATTTTATCCACGCTCCAATGCTCGCAGCTGCTGGTAAAATTGCCATTGACCTTACCCCGGCTGCGGTTGGCCCTTATGTTGTGCCAGCTGTTAATATTGAAGATCATCTCAATAGTCCGAATATCAACCTGATTACCTGCGGGGGGCAGGCAACCATCCCTATTGTATACGCGATCAATAAGGCGGCAGGTGTTTTGTATGCAGAGATAGTTGCTACTATCAGCAGCAAGAGCGCCGGGCCTGGAACCAGGCAAAACATTGACGAGTTTACAAAAACCACTGCTGCCGGTCTGGTAAAAATCGGCGGGGCTCAAAGGGGAAAGGCAATCATTATTTTGAATCCTGCCGATCCCCCAATTTTGATGCGCAACACCATTTACACCCTGGTCCGCGAAAACAGTGCCGCCGAGATCAAAAAAGCGGTAGATGACATGGTAGCTCTGATTCAGGAATATGTGCCGGGGTACCGGCTAAAAATGCCACCGTTAATCGAAGGTAATAAGGTTACTACAATGATCGAAGTCAAGGGTGCCGGAGATTACTTGCCCGAATATTCAGGCAATCTAGATATCATTACGGCTGCGGCAGTTAGTGTGGCTGAGAAACTAGCTGTGAATCTTCTTCAACAGTCAGGGGGTGAGGTTGTTGCCTGAAAGGATACAAATAATTGATATGACCTTAAGAGATGGCAGCCATTCCTTTGACCATCAGTATACTCCTGCTCAAATGGCAGCAATATCAAAAGGCTTGGATGAAGCAGGTGTAGATTATATCGAGATCGGCCATGGAGACGGATTGGGAGCTTCATCACTTCAATATGGCTTGTCAGCGGCTACAGATGCGGAATACTTGCAAGCGGTTTCTGCCGTAGTAGAGCGGGCAAAAATAGGTGTCCTTTTACTGCCTGGAATTGGACTTAAGGAAGACTTGGAGATGGCTAAGGGTTATGGGGTGCGGGCAGCAAAAATTGCCTGCTTGGTGACAGAAGTTGATATTGGACAGCAGCATATCGAGCTTGCAAAGAGTCTGGGTTTAGAGGCTATCGGCTTTATGATGATGTCCCACCTGATCGAACCAGAGCAGGTTGCGATTAAGGCCAAGCTCTTTGCAGATTATGGGGCGGATATTGTATATGTGGTGGATTCAGCTGGTGCCCTGCTGCCTGCTGATGTAAAAGCCAGAATAACCAGAACTAGAGAATTGGTTAATATTCCGGTGGGATTTCATGCCCACAACAATTTGGGTTGTGCTGTGGGTAATGCCTTGGCTGCGGTTGAAGCTGGAGCAACGTATATTGATGTAGCTCTTTGCGGTTTGGGTGCTGGTGCCGGCAATGCCCAGTCCGAGGCGGTAGTTGCCGCTTTGATGAAAATGGGATACAAGACAGGTGTAGATCTATATAAGATCAGTGATGTTGCTCAGGACATTGCACGCCCAATGCTGCGGCGCCCCCAAGAAATTGATCGGGCGGCATTAATGCTTGGATATTCTGGGGTATATTCCAGTTTTCTGTTGCATACTTACCGGGCAGCAGAAAAATTTGGTGTTGACGCCAGGGATATTCTGGTGGAATTAGGGCGGCGTAAAACTGTTGGCGGCCAAGAGGATATGATTGTCGATGTAGCCTTTGAACTGAGCCAAAAACCTTAAGCAAGAGAATTCTGGTTGAAAATAGAACAAAAAGACAGCACGCAAGAATTTCTTAGGGTGCTGTCTTTTTTGTAGAGTTAGAATGTTACAGTGAATTTCCTTGATCAAAAAAACTTTTCTGCTTTAGAAGGAATTTTAAAAAATACCTGGAAAGTAGTATTGCAGGCGAAACCAAAGTTCATTAGATTGAACTCGCTGGCCATATTCATTATTCGTGGCAAGTAGTTTTAAGAAAATATAAAGTTAAGGTTTTGAACAATAGGGCGGTGATAATAAATGCACAAATCCTACGAGGTCCCGGCAATAGCAAGGGCTTTTGACGTTCTGGAGTACTTATTTCGGAAAAAGGAAGCGACTTTTACCAGTATTCATGTTGAATTGGGCCTGCCCAAAAGCAGTGCTTACAATATTCTTGCTACTTTGGAAGCCCGCGGGTATATCAGGCGTTTAGGACAAGAAGGGAATTACGGGTTAGGACTAAGGCTTTTTGAACTTGGTAATGTTGCGGCGGCCAGGATAGATATTCGTAAGGAGGCTCTTCCATTTCTGAGAGAATTAGCTGCAAAGACAAATCAGACCTGTCATCTCGGTGTCTTAGACGAAACAGAAGGGGTCTATATGGAAAAAGTAGAGAGCACCCGTCCGGTAATTATGAATTCCTGGCTGGGAAAGAGGCTTTCTTTGCACAGCACTTCAATTGGCAAGACTCTCTTGGCATGGCAAAACCCGGTTAAGCTGGAGCAGATTCTAAACAAAATAGTATTGCATCGATATACGGATAAAACCATAACTGAGCCGGAAGAGCTTAGAAAGCACTTGCAAATAGTCAAGGAACAGGGTTACGCATTGGATAATGAAGAGAATGAACCGGAAATCCGGTGCGTAGCTGGCCCGGTTTGGGATATAAGCAGAGGAGTTATTGCTGCAATAAGTATATCTGGACTCACAACCCAGATGACCGATGAACGCCTGCCGGAATTGGTTACCGAGCTAAAAGATGCAACACAAAGATTGTCTCATTACTTTGGGAGCAGCTCGAGATTCTAATCAGGCCATCTCTTTGTTGCTGGTAAAAATATATTTTATGAAGGAGGCGAAAAGCTAAAAAGCTGTTATTTTGCAATATTGCGTTGATCATTGAAACATAAGGGGGAGTTAGAGCGAATTATGAAAAAGTACGTAATGGGTAATACGGCTATAGCAGCCGGAGC containing:
- a CDS encoding acetaldehyde dehydrogenase (acetylating) — protein: MKLKGRIRVAIIGPGNIGTDLMYKVLRSKNLKLDLVAGVVENSEGLALARKEGVPVTSGGIGPILENQEIKIVFDATGAKAHFIHAPMLAAAGKIAIDLTPAAVGPYVVPAVNIEDHLNSPNINLITCGGQATIPIVYAINKAAGVLYAEIVATISSKSAGPGTRQNIDEFTKTTAAGLVKIGGAQRGKAIIILNPADPPILMRNTIYTLVRENSAAEIKKAVDDMVALIQEYVPGYRLKMPPLIEGNKVTTMIEVKGAGDYLPEYSGNLDIITAAAVSVAEKLAVNLLQQSGGEVVA
- the dmpG gene encoding 4-hydroxy-2-oxovalerate aldolase; the protein is MRLLPERIQIIDMTLRDGSHSFDHQYTPAQMAAISKGLDEAGVDYIEIGHGDGLGASSLQYGLSAATDAEYLQAVSAVVERAKIGVLLLPGIGLKEDLEMAKGYGVRAAKIACLVTEVDIGQQHIELAKSLGLEAIGFMMMSHLIEPEQVAIKAKLFADYGADIVYVVDSAGALLPADVKARITRTRELVNIPVGFHAHNNLGCAVGNALAAVEAGATYIDVALCGLGAGAGNAQSEAVVAALMKMGYKTGVDLYKISDVAQDIARPMLRRPQEIDRAALMLGYSGVYSSFLLHTYRAAEKFGVDARDILVELGRRKTVGGQEDMIVDVAFELSQKP
- a CDS encoding IclR family transcriptional regulator; this translates as MHKSYEVPAIARAFDVLEYLFRKKEATFTSIHVELGLPKSSAYNILATLEARGYIRRLGQEGNYGLGLRLFELGNVAAARIDIRKEALPFLRELAAKTNQTCHLGVLDETEGVYMEKVESTRPVIMNSWLGKRLSLHSTSIGKTLLAWQNPVKLEQILNKIVLHRYTDKTITEPEELRKHLQIVKEQGYALDNEENEPEIRCVAGPVWDISRGVIAAISISGLTTQMTDERLPELVTELKDATQRLSHYFGSSSRF